A genomic stretch from Glaciecola nitratireducens FR1064 includes:
- the rraB gene encoding ribonuclease E inhibitor RraB, translating into MSKHDASEWHEFNRETIEALTEDGSDLSLPHTIEHHFASSDFDALEKAAVDAFKAGFEVSDAEELVLDDGGTVFCFDAAVEKKLDLDVFNADSDKLIAIADKHNVFYDGWGTYFIGEGAIERDEIDEDDYDFDDDDEY; encoded by the coding sequence ATGAGTAAGCATGACGCCAGCGAATGGCACGAATTCAACAGAGAGACAATAGAAGCGCTTACAGAAGACGGCAGCGATTTAAGTCTGCCGCATACTATCGAGCATCATTTTGCGAGCAGCGACTTTGATGCCTTAGAAAAAGCGGCGGTTGATGCATTTAAAGCGGGTTTCGAAGTAAGTGACGCAGAAGAACTTGTACTTGACGACGGCGGCACTGTGTTTTGCTTTGATGCTGCAGTAGAAAAAAAGCTCGACCTTGACGTGTTCAATGCAGACTCTGACAAGCTCATTGCGATTGCAGACAAGCACAACGTGTTTTATGACGGCTGGGGCACCTACTTCATTGGTGAAGGCGCGATTGAACGTGACGAAATCGATGAAGACGACTACGACTTTGATGACGATGATGAGTATTAG
- a CDS encoding 1-acylglycerol-3-phosphate O-acyltransferase, with amino-acid sequence MLAIIRIITLFVYFIGINIVLFLIYLTRPFHRNNVYLAGQFYSTMVRILGLKIELRVSNKIDSKQNYVFVANHQNSYDILTISKAALPGVVTVGKKSIKWIPIFGLIYWLSANIMIDRKNTGSARNTLDATLDKMNAKKLSIWFFPEGTRSYGRGLLPFKTGAFRLALAANKAIVPVCASEMHNKIKFNRWNNGTVIIEAMEPIDLPEEMNAKQLAQHVHSIMSAKIAQLNIEAEKLDNA; translated from the coding sequence GTGCTAGCTATTATTCGAATCATCACGCTATTTGTCTATTTTATCGGGATAAATATCGTACTCTTCCTAATTTATTTAACCCGTCCGTTTCATAGAAATAACGTGTATTTAGCCGGTCAATTTTACTCAACGATGGTACGCATCCTCGGCTTGAAAATAGAGCTACGGGTTTCAAACAAAATAGACAGTAAGCAAAACTACGTGTTTGTTGCTAATCATCAAAACAGCTACGACATATTGACGATCAGCAAAGCGGCATTACCGGGAGTAGTGACCGTCGGAAAAAAAAGTATCAAGTGGATCCCAATTTTTGGACTTATCTATTGGCTTTCGGCTAACATCATGATCGACCGCAAAAATACCGGAAGCGCAAGAAATACTCTGGACGCAACACTAGATAAAATGAACGCAAAGAAACTAAGCATTTGGTTTTTTCCGGAAGGCACTCGCAGTTATGGACGTGGATTATTACCCTTTAAGACCGGAGCTTTTAGGTTAGCCTTAGCAGCTAACAAAGCAATCGTCCCGGTGTGTGCAAGTGAAATGCACAACAAAATTAAATTTAATCGCTGGAATAATGGCACCGTTATTATTGAAGCGATGGAACCTATTGACTTACCCGAAGAGATGAATGCAAAGCAACTTGCTCAGCACGTTCATTCGATTATGTCGGCAAAAATTGCTCAGCTTAATATTGAAGCTGAAAAACTAGATAACGCATAA